A genomic region of Solanum dulcamara chromosome 2, daSolDulc1.2, whole genome shotgun sequence contains the following coding sequences:
- the LOC129879952 gene encoding cysteine--tRNA ligase 2, cytoplasmic: MANEKVEFQVYNSMTRQKEVFIPKEPGKVKMYVCGVTSYDYSHIGHARAYVAFDLLYRYLKHLGYEVVYVRNFTDVDDKIIRRANELGEDPKALSGRYCQEFLKDMDDLQCLQPTHQPRVTEHMEQIKEMIAKIMANGCAYTINGDVYFSVDSFPEYGRLSGRKLEDNRAGERVEVDSRKRNPADFALWKAAKPGEPSWESPWGPGRPGWHIECSAMSAHYLTHSFDIHGGGMDLTFPHHENEIAQSCAACRESNISYWMHNGFVNIDGEKMSKSLGNFFTIREVTRLYHPLALRYFLLGNHYRSPVNYSISQIEIASESVFYIYQTLHDSEEALSPFQQGTETATNVKGRVTPQAQECIKKLRNELKTKLSDDLHTPTILNAALQEALKLMNSCLTTLKKKQQKQQHLSAVCSLTELLKEVKEVLTVLGLLAGSTCAEVLQQFKERALKRAELTEEDVLRAIEERTLARKNKDFARSDQIRTDLATKGISLMDITGTTETDWRPCIRSVQDQPAAPAQPSKSAAAVQEQPAAPSQRMQPAAAPQQEQPAAAPVQKEHPAVPPQ, from the exons ATGGCGAATGAGAAGGTAGAATTTCAAGTGTACAACTCAATGACGAGGCAGAAGGAAGTATTCATACCGAAGGAACCTGGCAAGGTCAAAATGTACGTGTGTGGCGTTACCAGTTACGATTACAGTCACATCGGCCATGCCCGTGCTTATGTAGCCTTCGACCTTCTCTACAG ATATCTGAAACACTTGGGATATGAGGTTGTGTATGTGCGCAACTTCACTGATGTAGATGACAAG ATTATTCGTAGGGCTAATGAGCTTGGAGAAGACCCAAAAGCTCTGAGTGGTCGATACTGCCAAGAGTTTCTAAAAGACATGGATGATCTCCAATGCCTCCAACCGACTCATCAGCCACGTGTTACTGAACATATGGAGCAGATTAAGGAAATGATAGCTAAG ATAATGGCTAATGGCTGTGCATACACAATCAATGGAGATGTTTATTTCTCCGTTGATAGTTTTCCAGAGTATGGTCGATTATCTGGACGAAAATTAGAGGATAATCGAGCTGGAGAACGAGTTGAAGTTGATTCAAGGAAGAGAAATCCTGCTGACTTTGCCTTGTGGAAG GCTGCAAAGCCTGGTGAGCCAAGTTGGGAGAGTCCCTGGGGTCCTGGAAGACCAGGTTGGCATATAGAATGCAGTGCAATGAGTGCGCACTATCTGACACATTCCTTTGATATACATGGTGGTGGAATGGACTTGACTTTTCCTCACCACGAAAATGAGATCGCCCAGAGTTGCGCTGCTTGCCGGGAGAGTAATATTAGCTACTGGATGCATAATGGTTTTGTGAACATAGATGGCGAGAAAATGTCGAAATCGTTGGGGAACTTCTTCACTATACGTGAG GTTACTCGATTGTACCATCCCCTTGCATTGAGGTACTTCTTGTTGGGGAATCACTACCGATCTCCGGTTAATTACTCAATATCACAGATAGAAATTGCTTCAGAATCTGTGTTCTACATTTATCAG ACCTTACATGATTCTGAAGAAGCCTTGTCACCTTTCCAACAAGGAACTGAAACTGCAACAAATGTAAAGGGGCGTGTTACCCCTCAGGCCCAAGAATGCATCAAGAAGCTGCGTAATGAGTTGAAGACAAAGCTCTCTGATGACTTGCATACACCTACAATTTTAAATGCTGCTCTTCAAGAAGCCCTTAAACTCATGAATAGTTGCTTGACCACACTGAAG AAAAAGCAGCAAAAGCAACAACACTTATCTGCAGTTTGTTCCCTAACCGAGCTCCTGAAAGAAGTGAAGGAAGTATTGACAGTTCTTGGCTTGCTCGCTGGTTCAACATGTGCTGAG GTTTTACAGCAGTTTAAAGAGAGGGCATTGAAAAGGGCTGAGTTAACAGAGGAAGATGTTTTGCGTGCAATAGAGGAAAGAACACTAGCAAGGAAAAACAAGGATTTTGCTAGAAGTGATCAGATCAGAACTGATCTAGCGACCAAGGGTATCTCTTTAATGGATATTACAGGGACGACAGAAACAGATTGGAGGCCTTGTATAAGATCTGTACAAGACCAGCCTGCTGCACCAGCTCAACCAAGCAAGTCTGCTGCGGCAGTGCAAGAACAGCCTGCTGCACCATCTCAACGAATGCAACCcgctgcagcaccacaacaagaACAGCCTGCTGCTGCGCCAGTTCAAAAAGAACATCCTGCAGTGCCACCTCAGTAG
- the LOC129874125 gene encoding uncharacterized protein LOC129874125, producing the protein MEMGHERSKPLHNFTLPCGLKWGNQKFLRCAKVDSNREIAHLQRRSNGSESIGRRMREIDVMMNHRRSNGVRDDLLKKMEVGFSRKFRSASYYTGGGGGAEGGNGIAAVREKLMFDLQTEADKMKYAIFRDGLEEEEEKEVSITPAPAPASTMIPAEAVGVDATRPWNLRTRRAACKAPMNRIAGGGGSNGGLKVNVIRNNESSLPSPLRTETKSVRLRSEFVGAGDSYTGEKRKRVNFSVSLNRREIEEDFMAMVGHRPPRRPKKRAKLIQKNLDTLFPGLWLTEISPDLYKVPDDQ; encoded by the exons ATGGAAATGGGACATGAAAGATCGAAACCTTTGCATAATTTCACCTTACCTTGTGGTCTCAAGTGGGGTAATCAGAAGTTTTTGAGGTGTGCGAAGGTTGATTCGAACAGAGAAATTGCTCATCTACAACGGAGATCAAATGGGTCTGAGTCAATCGGACGGCGGATGAGAGAAATCGACGTTATGATGAACCATCGGAGATCAAATGGTGTTAGGGATGACTTGTTGAAGAAGATGGAGGTGGGTTTCAGTCGGAAATTCAGGTCGGCGAGTTACTACACCGGCGGTGGTGGCGGCGCCGAAGGAGGAAATGGAATCGCGGCTGTAAGGGAGAAGTTGATGTTTGATCTTCAAACAGAGGCTGATAAGATGAAATACGCGATTTTTCGAGATGGGttagaagaggaggaagagaagGAAGTGTCTATAACTCCGGCGCCGGCACCGGCAAGTACCATGATACCGGCGGAGGCGGTGGGTGTAGATGCGACTAGGCCGTGGAATTTACGTACTCGACGAGCGGCGTGTAAGGCGCCAATGAACAGAATCGCCGGCGGCGGCGGATCGAATGGAGGTTTGAAGGTTAATGTTATCAGAAACAATGAGTCGTCGTTGCCGTCACCGTTAAGAACTGAGACCAAATCTGTAAGACTTCGAAGTGAGTTTGTCGGTGCCGGAGATTCTTACACCGGcgagaagagaaagagagtgAATTTTTCCGTTTCGCTCAATCGGAGAGAGATCGAAGAGGATTTCATGGCAATGGTTGGACATAGACCTCCTCGTCGACCCAAAAAACGAGCTAAATTGATTCAAAAGAATTTAGAC ACGTTATTTCCCGGGCTATGGTTGACGGAGATTTCACCGGACTTATACAAAGTTCCCGATGATCAGTAG
- the LOC129874130 gene encoding uncharacterized protein LOC129874130, producing MAIDVCCEIASLVVSPRISFSHDDGIPIECHQQQQQHHYRSDAFLLESSTIDFDFCVTDKQLFISSADELFSNGKILPFEFKKSTPFAEINPSLQKQPEKSLLENGKENTKKKSLKEFLSTDLDDDDEEQQETTKLPQAKPFWQFRRSSSLNYQNSQNSNVFLQFLARSNSTGSAPIQKNPKIYQKQSSQREQREKIKVLRKSSSLSSSSTSSSSSSSSFSTNFSSFNQSHPLHSSSSKKGQSHPLKKSYSRSYGNGVHVSPVLNIPHALFGLGSLFCNGKSKKKK from the coding sequence ATGGCAATTGATGTGTGTTGTGAGATTGCAAGTTTAGTTGTTAGTCCAAGAATCTCCTTCTCTCATGATGATGGAATCCCAATTGAATgccatcaacaacaacaacaacatcattaTAGATCAGATGCATTTCTTCTTGAATCATCCAccattgattttgatttttgtgtTACTGATAAACAACTATTCATCTCCTCTGCTGATGAACTTTTCTCAAATGGCAAGATCCTCCCTTTTGAATTCAAGAAATCAACACCCTTTGCAGAAATCAACCCATCTTTGCAAAAACAGCCAGAAAAATCACTTCTTGAAAATGGTAAGGaaaatacaaagaaaaagaGCTTAAAGGAATTCTTGTCTACTGAtcttgatgatgatgatgaagaacaacaagaaacaacaaaattGCCGCAAGCAAAACCATTCTGGCAATTCAGAAGAAGTAGCAGTTTGAATTACCAAAATAGCCAAAATAGTAATGTTTTTTTGCAATTTCTAGCCAGAAGTAACTCAACTGGCTCTGCTCCAAtacaaaaaaatccaaaaatttatcaaaaacagAGTTCACAAAGAgaacaaagagaaaaaataaaagttctTAGAAAAAGTTCATctttatcatcatcatctacatcatcatcatcttcttcttcttctttttcgaCGAATTTTTCGTCCTTTAATCAGAGCCatccattgcattcatcatcatcaaagaAGGGTCAATCACATCCATTGAAGAAGAGTTATAGTAGATCTTATGGCAATGGAGTTCATGTGAGTCCTGTTTTAAATATTCCACATGCTTTGTTTGGTTTAGGTTCATTGTTCTGTAATGGAAAAtccaaaaagaagaaataa